The Lathyrus oleraceus cultivar Zhongwan6 chromosome 5, CAAS_Psat_ZW6_1.0, whole genome shotgun sequence genome includes the window TGATACATATGCACTTTGTAATGCTCGCAAAGAATCATTGACCTCCTTGCTTAACTTGATGGCAGCTTATAGGGAGGAAGATGATTATACTGTGCTCTCTAACCTGATATCAGTAATGCTTTCTTCCCAATATTGCTCATTAGTTACATAGGTTATTTATTGGATCTAATTTCAGTTCTCTTGTTTTACAGATAAGTTCTAAAGTTCAAAATATTGCAGCTGATGCAGTTCCAGACTTGCTAAATTATTTCAAACAGTTTTCTATTAATGTTCTCCAGTACTCTGCAGAGTAAGTTGGTTTATATTGCGGTTAACGATTTTTTTAAGGAATTAGAGTATTTCTGCTACAACTTTCCTGTTTATATTGCTTTGCAGGAGGCTTGGTTGGGATCCTAAACCAGGAGAAACTCATGATGATGCGTTGTTGAGAGGAGAAATTTTGACTTCCCTTGCTGAACTTGGACATGATCTGACACTGGATGAAGCAAGCAGGCGATTCCAGGCTTTCTTAGAAAACAAAAATACTCCACTTCTTCCACCTGATATAAGAAGGGTTCGCTGCAGCATCATTAGAAATTTTGAACATATGGAATCTTCTTATGTATTCTTCTTTTGATGACTTTTTTTAATGTTGGCAGGCAGTTTACGTGGCTGTAATGAAACGGGCAACCAAATCTAACCGCTCGGGTTATGAATCACTTCTGAAACTATACAGAGAAACTGACCTAAGTCAGGAGAAAACGCGTATTCTGGGTAATGAAATATCTTCAGTGAAGGCATAACACGGTATTTTTTAGGCTAGATACTAATATTTTCTATGCTTGTAGGCTCGCTGTCTTCTTCATCTGATCCAGACCTAATTCTTGAAGTTCTTAACTTTATGTTATCTTCGGAGGTATCTAATTTTAAGATATTATTTGAACTCATAATACATAATTAGATAAAAAAAAGTTGGCATATTATCATTATTAGTTTGGAGATTAATATGCTGTCACGCATGTACAAGGTCCGAAGTCAGGATGCTGTTTTTGGACTCGGTGTCAATCGGGAAGGAAGAGATGTGGCTTGGGCATGGCTTAAGGTATAAATAACATATCATAGTATTGCAGTAGTCATTTGGAGTGTGAAATATTTGAATAGAGATGAAGTGTACTACATTTTTTGGTTTAATTTTATAACTGTTAGATTCCTTTAAAGGTTTAGGAAATTGATCATTTGAAAAAGTTTAGTTTCATTGTTTATATTCGGAGAAAACTTGATCGTAGAACTAGAGTTTAAATACTTCCTTAAATCTCATACCAAGATTTCCTGTCATCTGTCATAGTTTATCTCTAAGCCTAAAGTGCATGCTAAGATTTACTCCGTGCTTTGATTTTGAAGAGAAAAAGCTGATGGAGATTATGAAGTCTATTTTGTGTTAACCGCATTTCTTTCTATCTTCAAGTCTTTTATGGTTCTTTAATTTTATACAGGAAAATTGGGAACACATCTCAAAAACTTATGGTTCTGGATTTTTAATAACTCGCTTTGTCAGTGCAACTGTCTCACCGGTTTGTCTTCTTCTCTTTGCTTTTTCCAATGTTTTTCTTAGCAAGTTTGACACCCCTTAATTCTGGAGTGTTGCATATAGTAATAGAATGCTCAATAATAATTCCgttttttttcttctgttttCTGTTGGCGCAGTTTACTTCCCTTGAGAAGGCAAAGGAAGTAGAGGAATTCTTTGATAGCCATCCTATGCCCGCGATTGTTAGAACTTTGAAGCAGAGCCTCGAGCGAGTTAATATAAATGCAAACTGGGTTCAGAGTGTTAAGAATGAAAAGGGTCTTGCTGATGTTATAAAGGAGTTGGCATACAGGAAATACTAGGCCATGCTTCCCCTTGTTTGAAGTGTAGTTTCATATAATAATAATGGTTATGACTTTTCCTTTCTATGCTATGCGACTTTCTGAGACATGCTGTGTCTTTCAAACTCCCGGAAACTAAGTAATAATAGTAGAGTTTCTTCTGTAGAACATGGTATGATAGTTTGTTTAAGGTGGACCATTTTCTGAATAATGCATTAGTGGACCAACTATAAAAACCGTGAGATATATAGTAATCTAGAGTGGACAGTAACCTTTGATTGAATTTCAATAATGCTTGTTGCTGTTCAAATTAAAGAGAATGACAAGGACATACACAACACCCACTTTATTTTGCGTTTCTATTTTGTCAAAGTTTCAGAATTATTATGCTAAGAATATGCTATCAAATCCATATAGCCCATTCACCAAAAATGTCCATGTCCATGTCCATAGATCAGCATTATTGTGGCCAAGGATGGTCCTACTAGTGTACTAATATCTTATGGATCTGCAAGTCAATGCTTATATGAAAATGAGATAAAATTCTAAGTGTTTGTTTGAACTTTTTCCCTTGCAAGTTTCAATCATGTATTTCTAGAAAGGAAAATAAGTCCAAAATCCATATTATGGGTATCTTTATTAATTAATGCAACAATAAAGTAGCTGGGTTTAGTGACAACTCTTGGCAAACAAGATAGTTCATTAGTCATTTTCATCCACTTTTATTCCATTGCAAAACATGAAAGAATGACACTGGCAGACAAGTAGGACCTTTTATCTTGTCTTATTGCTTGCGGCAATCAGAATCAGAACAGCAACATTCTTAGATATTTATGGAATCATCAATCATAATAACCACATAAAAGCTTAATAAAAAGCCTTGTAATAAATATTGCTTCACCACAAGCATGCTGAATATTTCGGAGTTTTTTAGTAAGCAAAATATCTTATGTTATCTCCAAGTGCACCTGTTTTTGATATAAGAAACTTTGGCTGCAGCTATACCATCTACCATCATCATTACAGTTCAATCTCAGACTCAGTCACGATCAAATTATATGAATCCACTGCACAATGCACAAGTAGGGCTTGAAAATACAAGTGTTCTCGTGTTCATATATCCAAAGAAACATGGTGATATGAGTTTACTATTGTGAAGTATAACAGAAGATTATGACTGAAAATCACAGTTGAAAACAACAATGCCAAATAGCTACCACTTTTATATAAACAGCACAGGTGAAAACTATATGAAGCAGATACCTCAGAGCCTTTGTTCTCTAAGAGGCTTAAAATCGAATACAATATGCTGACGCTGAGTCGCCGACACATGTGAAAGACACATAATCCTATATCTACAATAAGCAGCAAAGATTTACATAGCCCCAATGCAGCAGCGTACAATGAAACTCTTAATCAATTGAGTGTTCTAACAAAAGGGGAATCTATCATTTAGTGCAGAGTGCTCAATCTATGCGCCCAGATGAAAAATTACTGAGCCAAACTATAATGGATTGAATTCAGCTTTTATGTATTCAAACACCTAAGAGCAGTTCATTAAACAATCATGTTTTACTCTTAAATTTTCGTTGAGCTTTCAAATCTACCACGATGACAGTGATGTTATCCTTGCTTCCTTTTTGCGAAGCACGGTTTGATAGGTATTCTGCAGCTGCCTGTGCAGCAGGATCGATTCCCTCTCCCCTTACTGATGACAGCTCTGAGCCATTTTTCTTATGCCAGAGAAGTATGCGCCTACGAGCTAAGTCGCATGCCTCTTCATTCGTCATGACATCCCACAAGCCATCACTGGCTAGAATGAGACATTCATCGTCTTTTGCACGAGGGAGGAATGTAACTTCTGGTTCAGGAATAATCCATGGCTTCAAATATCTATCACCTGAAAGCCAGAAGAACGATGAGCAAAAACGTTTTAGTTGAACTAACTAAGTATCATACAAGCCTCAGTTGCAACTTAAGAAACATTTTATAACGGTGAATGTTTGAAGTCGCATAAAGATCTTCTGGCTTTAATGGAATACTATTAACGGTGAAAAACATTTTATTCATCACACAAGCCAATGCACTGGTAGGAAAGAGATATCCAACAAAACTTCTTTATTCCAGATAGAAATAAACTATTCTGAACTACAACTTTGAAGAATCACGTACTGTGTAAAATAAATGATATGCATCACAAAACACTAAAATTAGTAATTTTCGCAATCTTGATATGAACAACATCCCATACAATATATAACGATGTAATGTACCACCTTTTCCATTCATTCATAAACTAAGATGTATATCATACAGATGCACTGGGAAGGAAGTCAAATAGAAACCTCTAATTAAGCTGAGGATTTAGTACATACCAATAGACCTTGACATTGCAAGAACCCCGAATACACGATGACCATTCCATTGTATTACCTTGCCACCAGCTGCCTCTATTCTTGCATATTCATCATCTCGATTTGGCTACCATATCACAATCAGACACCAGTTTATGTAAATCAGTAAATAGTATTTTCCCCAAAGAATGTGCAAAACTATAATTGGAGGTATGCTTACTTTATGATCCACAGATAAAGCCATGGGTTCTTTTCCACGGCACAAAACCGCTCTGGAATCACCACAGTTTGAAACTATAATATGGGATGAACAAACAATAGCTACAACAGCGGTGGAACCAACAGTTTCTGGTGCAACAGGTTCACAATTGACTTTCCCCCCAACTTCATTATCAACCTTCAAAAAACAATTAGTGAAAGCTTTTTTCCATAAAGCTTGACAATCATCCTTGGGGCCTCCAAGTCTTAGACCTTCCTTGAACAATTCTACTTCCTCGGCTAAAGCCAAATGCATACGATCACGACAATAATTTGCCACCTAAACAAGAAAGCAAGCTCAATGTGAAGATTTACAGACAGAAAAATGCTAAAAATTGGAGACAAGAATCACAATTATGTCATGTTTTCATAAATAGCTTAATAAGGCGTTTATAGCAACAACAAAAAAGTCAAATTGTTTTCATAACAGCTATCTTTAAGTATTTACATATATAAGTTTAAAACAACTTATGCACATGTCTTAAGTTATTTCTCACAAGTGTTTATGTCAATAAATAAGCTCATATAAGTCAAACCCATACAGACCCTtaaaacaaataattttttttaccTGAGAGCCACCGTGGCCATCATATACTCCAAAGAAATGAACTGTCTGCTGATTAAAATCCTTGTTAATTCCATCATATTTCCTGTTACCATTTAGCATTTGAATAGGAATTTTCAACATCCGAGGTACAATTGCAACAGCATCTTCCATCTCAGGTCTTTTTCCACACAAAGATGTAAATCCCCAAAGTGGGGTACAATCCAATTCAAAAACACTCCGACCGACTGTTCCACCCACCCCTTTTTCAAGAGGTGGTTGATGAAGAACAGCTGTAGTAGGCCTTGGGACGGACCTAACTCCTGTTTCGTCTCCAAGGCTCGGTGCTGCAGCAAGGGGTTCGCTCATAATATCTGCCTCCAGATTTGAATCGTCAAAAACAGCAGCGCTAGCAACAACTTCGACAGAAGAGATGTTCTTATCTATGTCCATGGAGTCCATCGAACTCCTTGTCCTAAAATCTGAGTTATCTTCCGAGCTGAAGAACTCATCTCCACAAACACTACTATTCTCACTGGCTATTGATAGAGTGCTGTAAATAATCGGATCTCCTTCTAATGATAATGAATCATCCTCATCAACTTCTGGGACTAAAAGTTCATCGCTACCTTGAGATATCATATTCAACAAAAGAATTTCCCCTTCCCTCCCATGCAAAGGTGGTGCGACTGCCGAAACACCAACCTCATCGTCCAGATTGTCATCAATATGATCCTCCTCAGAACCTAAAAAACTATCAGCGGATATCGTAGTTATAGCATTTGATATCAGCTCTGCATTTGCCATCAACTTAAGTCTCGAAACATCCATATGAGTAGCTATAGTTGGATTATCACACACTGAATTACTTGCTCTTAATGGCACTGCAACCGACATTTCTTCCATCAGAACCTTTGTCTAAGTAATACAAAAAGTCACAATCCCACCCTTCTAATATCACACAGCTAGCCATATTTTCACTGATTCCCCAATCGATTTTCCAATCGAAAACAATCCAAGAACACGGGGAGTAAATTCTACAAGACGATTTTTCATATCTAAGAAAAAACAAACTCAATCATCCAAAGCATGGACTAGTTAAAACCATTCGGCGAAACTCAAATTCAGATCTTGCCAACAACAGTCCATCTGAACTTCCATTTATCGATAATTTGACCAAAAATAGCTCTACCTTACAGCTTTCCAAATACTACCTTACTCCCATCTGTCTATCTGTGTAAACTCTAGTGAAAAACAAACTGCTTGAAAGCTGAAACTTGAAAGAAACAAACTTTAtctgtaaaaaaaaaaaagattgCACCAAATAAAAAGAGATTAAATCCTCAAAAACTTATAGATAGATAGATACATATATATATAAAATCATAcaagaaagaaagaaaaagaaaccCAAGACCCTAAAAAGATAAAAACACCATTTTTCCACATAAAATAACCAATTGCCTGGATCTGAGCTAACAATTATACAATAAAAGAAAGGTAAAAGATTTCATTACCTAATTAGATTCTTTCTCGAGTTCACTAATTCTGAATTTCCTGCTGAAATTGATACATGAAACCATTAATTAGATTGAAGAAATTAACATAGAATGAAGAAAAGATGAATTTTGATGATGTATGCATACCTGGGTGGGTGAGAGTTGGAATCGCCAGAGAGGaattggagaagaagaagaagaaagagagagaaaaaataataataaaaaaagaaacTTTTTAATGAAAGGAAAATGGGTTGAAAAGAGAAAGGAGAGGGACACGTGTCGAGTATTGAGGAAGGTGTTAAAGCATCTCCACCCATCCATCCATTACCAATCAATCGTCACTATATTTTTATTTGTTGTGAATGGATTCATATTCATATGCAACGCAACAGTGCATtatgtttttttgttttgttaATACTGCTATATATATACGGTAACATAATGTCACTAATAATGTCAACATCAAGGATGAATATTGTTATTATCATATACGGAGAAAGGAAAAAGATAATATTTTACTTAACATGAAAAAGGTAGGATTGATGGTTAAAAACTAAAGGCCAAAGATGTTTTAAAGGCAATAGAGAACCATCGATTTAACATACATGTACTTGTCAAAAAAGCACACTAGTGTGTGAACTTCTGAACTATGGTTTTAAAACCACGGATGTGGTTGTACGTGTTGTGATTGTATTTATTGTGGTTGTTGTGATATGTATTGCGATCGTTCGTAACGTGAATTTTAATTGAGAGGAGTTTGAAATATATGGTTAAGAAATACTAgatattaatattttttttattacatAGGAACTAAATTGAGTTTGAGATTTCTTAAATTTTAAGTTTTAATGAAAATATTTGAAGAAATCTGGGCGAAATTGTCTGATGTGATTTCTAATGACGGTCAGACGCGTTGTTTTAATCCACACCGCAATTGCGGTTCAATGCGGTTGCAGAGACTACCATATTAGCAATATTGTGTGTGCAATTGCGGTTGTGGGCTACAATTTTAAACCATGCTCTAAACTAGTAGGATGACCAGAAACCGTAGTATTTTTCTGGTGGTGAGAGCTTATCCGCGGTGGCGAAAGGTCTTGTTTGGTGGTGTTTATGGTAATGAGAGAGAGAGTTAGCTCACATGATGTGAAAAACTCTTGGGTTATGCGTTATTCTGGGTAAGTTATGATTTGTTTCTCAACCATAAGGTTTAGGTATTTATAAAGGCACTTTAGGCCTATGGTTTCTTTGGGAATGATAATCGTTCACTCAGTCAATGTTGGACCGTTGAATTTCTATTTCATAAGAAGATGAGAGTAAACTATTGATAATGATTTCTCTCTGGCCGAGGAATATCTTTTATCACGTTTCCCATGATTGGGAGAGTAAGGAGCATTCAGTGCGAGGCAAACCTTAATGGTGGGCGACAAATAAGAGTCTCACCTTAAGGGATATTGACATCCCCTTACCCTTAAAAGGTCTTTTACAAATATATCACCATATAGTGCGAGGCAGTCCCTAATGACGGACGGTGGATATGAGTCGCATCTTAAGGGAGATTGGCACTCTATTGCTCTTAAAAGATCTTTTACAAATATATCACCACACAGTTTCTAAAGCACAAGGGCTTTGATAAACGTCAAAGCACTTTAAACAATAAAGCGTTTGAGGTGTTTGTCTAAGGGGCCCCAAGTCTCTCAGGCGAGACGTTGAGTCCCTTAGGCGGGACTTCAAGTTAGATCCTGGACGAGGAAACTCTGTGTTACTTGGGCGCGACGCTTAGATGAGCCTGTTTTGATGGGTCTCTCAGTTCCTCAGAAGAGATTGTATCTTAAGCCTCGACGGGTGAGACTCAAAGTCCCTCAAACAAGGTGTTTAGCCCCTTGGGATGGACTTCTATCAATCCCTCATACAAGACTTTACTTAAAGTCTCTTAGGCCAGACTTCAGTTGTACTCCTTTGGATATACTTTAGGTTAGTTCTCGTTCGAGGAAACTCTAAGTTACTTGATTAGTGTATTTTAATACACAATATTTTACTTTGTGCTACGACAATTTTATAACTTCTTGCATTATTTATACTACTTTTAATACGtcaattttatttattttgctTATTTTTAGAATAAACTATAATTTGATATCTTCTCACTATGTAGATCATAATTAGAGCTATGAGATTTTGTTTGACGTATCCTAGTATGGgttggaaagctaagaaaaagagCTATAAGTTTTATGTTGATGTTATAAGCCAATTCGGAGTGCAGAGGATTCAAATTATCAGTTTTCGTTCCGGACTTTATAAATATAAATTAGTTAGCTTTGGGTAAGCTTATGTTTTTCGTGTCGTTACTCTTAAAACCcaattttctttattatttaaGTTAAACTCAGCATTAGGGAAAGTTAGACAATTTATAGGAATTAGAGAGAGTATTAGGATTACATGACCGGCTAAACTCCAAGGCTAATATACTTTTTGTGAATTTCATCAAGACTTTGAGGTTATTATATTATCAGTTTTATTCAATTTCTTTCAATCATGTTTTGTGTATtcttgtttgcttaattcgaGTTGCATATAATAATGTTTATTAAATTTGATCGATGCATGTTCCTTAACTCCGCGTGTTAACTTAGCTTATTCATTAACTTCGTTCGATTATCAGCCGTCATGCTTAATGCGGAAAATATAAATATAATTCACATAGTGTTGATCACATTTGTTAATCGATACTATAATCAAATAGTAATTGAATTCGCTTAGGAAATTGGTGATATAATACCCGATGATAAGTCTGAAATTACTGAGTCAGTAGATTAATTTGTTGATCATAATTGTaatcattttctttattttgaaTTGTTTAAAAACCTATGATTCCCTTTTTTGTCTCTTTCCTTTGTTTAAATCAACTTAGAGTCCTTGCGATACGACTCGAGTGTCGCTTCCTTATTCTACACTTTATTTACTCATTTTTTACTCGTGTGCGATAACAAATCAAATTGGTGTCATTGTCGTGGACTCTCTGTTAATGTTAGTTAATTTTAGAATCTTGTTTAGAGTCTTGTTTTCATTTTTGTCTTTGTTTGTTGATTTTCAAGGTTGCATTATAGTGATAACTATCTCAACCTATCAGATGACTTTGTAAGTCACTGTTTCGAATTGCTTCGAAATTTTTCCataaaattagaaaaaaaaatcaacaaatagTACTCCCTTTGAAAAGACTTCTAATGACCCTCAAAATTGCTAGTTcctttttttctattttatttgatatttttaaaaaatccaattttttttttagATTCTTTAgttgattttatttgatttttagtcatattttcataatttttatattttattttaatcgcAATTCTatttttccattatttttcttaatAGGGATATTATTgccatttttgtaatttttgcATTGTAGTGctttctgattttatttgattttatgTTGATTATGtattaatttgattttgaattttattttattagtGATTTTATTAGGCATATTTGATAGTGACTTATTAGATTTTGTGTTGATTCAATTCTTATTATATGGAAAAATTTCGGAGCAATTTAAAATAGTGGCTTATAAAGTCACCTGATAGATTGAGATAGTTACCACTATAATGCAACcatgaaaatcaacaaaaaaagacaaaaaaaatctAAGAAGAATATAAACTAGGATTCTTAAATTGTCTAAAATCAATAGGGAGTCCCGACAACAACACAAAGTAAAGTATGATAGGGTATCAAAGTAAATTTAAACTTAACAtcaaaaatatattaaaaataatgaaaataatgCAAGAAATTATAAAATTGTTGTAGCACAAAGTAAAGTATGATGTATTAAAATACATTGATCAATTCTCTCACACTTGAACTTTGTCACTCTGAGCAAAATTCTAACTTAAAAATAAATACAAAACTAAAAACGAGAAACAAGAACAAAAACAGGATATGCAATTTAAAATACTTTCAGGATCACATAGGGGTAAATAAAATCCTCATTCTAAGCTTCAAGGAAATGACATTTGTGAGTAACTTCATGTGACAATCAAAAAAATAAGAGGATAATTTACCAAAGAATACATAAAAATTGGCAAGATCCTCACATGATATAATATTCTATCACTCTTAAGTGTTTAGGTTATCTGTTTACACTCAAAGTACATCATGAAAGTTAGAACTATCATAAGCTTGAAAATACTATAATATCTACATTTGAAATACATGTACACAAAAATCAAAAGGACTTTATTTGTGTTATAACCTGGCCAAGATAATGGTGAGATAAATACTAAAGGATACTAAGCTAAAATCTAAAGGAACAAAAGATAATTGAAAGGAACTACGGGAGTTGAACTAAAGAATATTTCATTCACTTTCAAACAACTTCATTATATAGAAATATGAATATAATTCATTATATATGTTTGTCTAGAGCTGCAGATTGGTTTGTTTATATCATTATATGTGTTTGTGCTAGAGTTGCAGATTGGTTTGCTTATTACATCCGTACCTTTACTCATTTATCTCTATAGCATATACTTTTTATTGTTCTTGTTTGCATTTAAGTCTTTTTAAATGTGTATTACTAATCATGTGCATTTGAGCATTTGTATAATTGCTCATGCATTATTTATGTTTGATAATTCATTCATTTACATAATAGTTTTGACCACTTAATTGTTTTGTGATGAATGTTGGTGTTGCATAttgtcgtacctcgaaaaatgagaacacggCCTCGCGAAGCATAATCACACGCTCATAAAATGGACTTAACAGAGTCACCActaaactttatttattcccaaagagggaaaaggaaaataccgataaaacccctaaaagaatGAAAATGATTACTTGTCGTtgcaaccaaatcagggttcagAAGTCGATTATACAAGGagaaagtattagcacccctcacggTTGTTGTACTCAACAAGAATCATTTGgttagttgtgtgcattaatgttagcCTGAAATtttaggcttctcaagttattgAAAGCAAAAAAGGGACAAAAGGTTTTATTTTTTTATTAGGGTGtaaaaagaaaaaggaaaatatttttggattttctattaatgtgtctgacaagattttgaatcttgctcctacgtatctctgGGTGTAGTAGAGAACTCAAGACATGCGTAGTTTTGGGTAGAAAGTATTTTATTTTTTGGTCAATTTTAGCTAAAGTTATTTTGTCTCAATCGACGAAAAAAACATTGCTTGCTACCCAAAACAAGTGAGGAGCGGACGTTTGCATCACATTGAATGAGTTTCTAGGTATCAATATTCACGAGAAAATAccacttatctcaactcaacgATGGTAGATGAAGTATTACTTGACATCATCTTAAGATATAATGTCTTTcgtttttgaaaatggtttaaCGGTTGGGCCAAGAGGCAAAAATATTTGAATGTGTTTGATGAATTTTTgggtttgaaagacgagtatttatgatTTGCAAGCTCTTACAATTTTGATCTAATACTCGAGACTACAACTTGACTTTTTATCCcgataatctttttcttccaattttgTTATGAAGATGGTCAAAGTTGTTAAGGGTTAGTTATTTTCAATTTATTTGGAAAAGgaacttgacgttggatcaaacTTTTTATTGACAATTATGAAAAAGTTTGAATTGGTTTTAgggttttgaaaatgatttgcAGATGAAGTAAAGTGAATGGAAATGATTGGTGGTTTGTCTTAAGAAATGTGGCTCGATGTTGAATCGAGTGCTTTATaattttttgttctttttgaaaagttttGATTTTATATTTAGGTTTTTTACCTATTATCTATTTAATTATTATTCTACGTAATAAATAAAAGAGaaagcaataaagaaataaatacACAATTACAAATAAAGGGTGGAGGATACATTTTAAAAATTGGAGGATaatgatgaaataaaataaataaataataaatataagAAATTGAAAACTAAATAAACAAACATGCAAATAATGACAATtataaaatcaaaacaaaattacttcaaaaagaaaaacaaaattatatattttattttacttagatttttttttagaTTAAGATATTATTATATTCTTTATATTTTTATATAGATATAAAAAGCAAATTACAACTAAGTTCCTATCATATAAAActcaataaataaaataaaaataaactatCATTTTAAAGGAATCTAATCCCTctttatatatatacatattttGAAGGgaaaaaatttattattatatATTCTAAAGTTAGGAGATCTTACTTTATTAAAAAGATAAAAtttaaataaagaaaatatttttttaccatttttgttttgatatattcaaaaaaaaacttaaattaaatttaataaaAAGGTTGGTTCTATTttatatttatttcattttttctaAAAGAAACCAAATAAATGAAAAGGAAGTTGGGCCTAGGGCAGAAGGGTTATGAAGTGgaaaattttaccttgtacccctacAATTAATCTCATACCcctacaaaaatttaaaaattcccattttacccttaattggttttaaccaatttaccatttcatttttaccattcggttgaaaattgcaaaaattacactttcacacccctcgcaccggaactcctacaaaaagacttccggtatgtatttttccaaaccggaagactttaggaaagacttccggaacacaaaaataaacaaaccggaacacttaaggaaagagttccggttcatataaaaaaaaattcaaaaaaatttgCATACTGGAAC containing:
- the LOC127087904 gene encoding protein phosphatase 2C 53; the protein is MEEMSVAVPLRASNSVCDNPTIATHMDVSRLKLMANAELISNAITTISADSFLGSEEDHIDDNLDDEVGVSAVAPPLHGREGEILLLNMISQGSDELLVPEVDEDDSLSLEGDPIIYSTLSIASENSSVCGDEFFSSEDNSDFRTRSSMDSMDIDKNISSVEVVASAAVFDDSNLEADIMSEPLAAAPSLGDETGVRSVPRPTTAVLHQPPLEKGVGGTVGRSVFELDCTPLWGFTSLCGKRPEMEDAVAIVPRMLKIPIQMLNGNRKYDGINKDFNQQTVHFFGVYDGHGGSQVANYCRDRMHLALAEEVELFKEGLRLGGPKDDCQALWKKAFTNCFLKVDNEVGGKVNCEPVAPETVGSTAVVAIVCSSHIIVSNCGDSRAVLCRGKEPMALSVDHKPNRDDEYARIEAAGGKVIQWNGHRVFGVLAMSRSIGDRYLKPWIIPEPEVTFLPRAKDDECLILASDGLWDVMTNEEACDLARRRILLWHKKNGSELSSVRGEGIDPAAQAAAEYLSNRASQKGSKDNITVIVVDLKAQRKFKSKT